In Streptomyces sp. RFCAC02, the following proteins share a genomic window:
- a CDS encoding ABC transporter ATP-binding protein — protein sequence MTTATATASAPDPAGPGAAGLLRPHARTFAAVVILQAVGAVAGLAPLLAVAELGRSLLAPGPADHGHVRAVVVAGAAGLFVRLLCTAASSGIGHLLDGRVQLSFRRRLAARLGRAPIGWFSRRGTGELAKVVGEDVSAVHPFIAHTPGELVSAFVVPLVSLVYLFTIDWRLTLITLIPVVLAVAFVPLMMTPGRQRTEAEFDRAMGRISDTVVEFVRGIAVVKAFGASGRAHHDFRVAVDAFVDTFKRWVRGLSGIAAAMQLALSPPFVLLAVLAGGVPLVTGGGLPPADLLPFLLLGLGLTAPVAALGHGFDDLRAARRAVGRIGEVLAVEPLPEPRQPVPPRGHRVELRGVRFGYEADREVLRGIDLVLEPGTVTALVGPSGSGKSTLAQLLPRFFDPTHGSVVLGGVDLRDIGSRELHRTVSCVLQDVRLLRASVTDNIALAVPHADHEAVVRAARLAHIHERVLELPRGYDTVLGEDATLSGGEAQRISIARALLADTPVLVLDEATAFADPQTEQAVRRTLTTLGGARTILLIAHRQETVADADTAVLMRDGTIVEHGTPGELLARNGEFAAFWRAGRGAGHEEETR from the coding sequence GTGACCACGGCCACGGCCACGGCCAGCGCCCCCGATCCGGCCGGTCCGGGCGCGGCGGGACTGCTGCGGCCCCACGCGCGGACGTTCGCGGCCGTCGTGATCCTGCAGGCCGTCGGCGCCGTCGCGGGCCTGGCACCGCTCCTCGCGGTCGCCGAACTGGGGCGCTCCCTGCTGGCCCCCGGGCCGGCCGACCACGGCCATGTCCGTGCCGTCGTCGTCGCGGGCGCCGCCGGCCTGTTCGTCCGGCTGCTGTGCACGGCCGCGTCGTCCGGTATCGGGCACCTCCTCGACGGGCGGGTGCAGCTGTCGTTCCGCCGCCGCCTGGCCGCGCGGCTGGGGCGGGCACCGATCGGCTGGTTCTCCCGGCGCGGGACCGGCGAGCTGGCGAAGGTGGTGGGGGAGGACGTGAGCGCCGTGCACCCCTTCATCGCCCACACGCCCGGGGAACTCGTCTCCGCGTTCGTGGTGCCGCTCGTGTCGCTGGTCTACCTGTTCACGATCGACTGGCGGCTGACGCTGATCACCCTGATACCGGTGGTGCTCGCGGTCGCGTTCGTCCCGCTGATGATGACTCCCGGCAGGCAGCGGACGGAGGCCGAGTTCGACCGGGCCATGGGACGCATCTCCGACACCGTCGTCGAGTTCGTGCGGGGCATCGCCGTGGTCAAGGCGTTCGGCGCGTCCGGGCGCGCCCACCACGACTTCCGCGTGGCGGTGGACGCCTTCGTCGACACCTTCAAGCGCTGGGTGCGCGGCCTTTCCGGGATCGCCGCGGCCATGCAGCTGGCGCTGTCGCCGCCGTTCGTGCTGCTGGCCGTGCTGGCCGGCGGCGTGCCCCTGGTCACGGGCGGCGGCCTGCCTCCGGCGGACCTGCTGCCGTTCCTGCTGCTCGGCCTCGGCCTGACCGCGCCGGTCGCGGCCCTCGGCCACGGATTCGACGACCTGCGGGCGGCTCGGCGCGCGGTCGGCCGCATCGGCGAGGTGCTGGCGGTCGAGCCGCTGCCGGAACCGAGGCAGCCGGTGCCGCCGCGCGGGCACCGGGTGGAGCTGCGCGGCGTCCGCTTCGGCTACGAGGCGGACCGCGAGGTGCTGCGCGGGATCGACCTGGTGCTCGAACCCGGCACGGTCACCGCCCTCGTCGGTCCGTCGGGAAGCGGCAAGTCGACGCTGGCCCAGCTCCTGCCGCGGTTCTTCGACCCGACGCACGGATCGGTCGTCCTCGGCGGTGTCGACCTGCGCGACATCGGCAGCCGGGAGCTGCACCGGACGGTCTCCTGCGTCCTCCAGGACGTACGCCTGCTGCGCGCGTCGGTCACGGACAACATCGCGCTGGCCGTACCGCACGCCGATCACGAGGCGGTGGTGCGCGCCGCCCGGCTGGCCCACATCCACGAGCGCGTCCTCGAACTGCCGCGCGGCTACGACACGGTCCTCGGCGAGGACGCCACCCTGTCCGGCGGTGAGGCGCAGCGGATCTCGATCGCCCGCGCGCTGCTCGCCGACACCCCCGTGCTGGTGCTCGACGAGGCGACCGCCTTCGCCGACCCGCAGACCGAACAGGCGGTGCGCCGGACCCTGACGACCCTCGGCGGCGCACGGACGATCCTGCTCATCGCCCACCGTCAGGAGACGGTGGCCGACGCCGACACGGCCGTGCTGATGCGGGACGGAACCATCGTCGAACACGGCACCCCCGGCGAACTGCTCGCGAGGAATGGCGAGTTCGCCGCGTTCTGGCGGGCCGGCCGAGGCGCCGGACATGAGGAGGAGACCCGATGA
- a CDS encoding ABC transporter ATP-binding protein, producing the protein MIRTLLRVLGHEHARPVRRTVALMTTAAVAEGLSYALLAPILRALFGSSPEDARPWLAAFGAAVAVYAVLRYVSDMSGFRAGTALLRGMYHRLGDHLARLPIGWYGGSRVGEVSVLAGPGVLQAMSVIVHLLAPSISAIATPLTIVAVLLTLDWRLGLAALAAVPVVAAIHLWAGRSTTAGDAERQERDHEATGRVIEYLDAQPVLRAGGRTTERFALLDDALRDVERASRRRVLSSLPGTLGLTLTVQVAFTTLLALGAHLALGGHIGTAEVLTILVLTARCADPLLSLTHIAGSLRGARHVLARLEAVLSAEPLPEAPEPVEPAGHDLEFDSVVFRHGGRTVIDGVSFSVPQGQRLAVVGPSGTGKSTLLHLLARFHDVDAGAVRVGGVDVRAIGTEALMARIAIVFQDVHLFDGTIEDNVRLGRPGADEAQLRAAVAAARLDEVIERLPGGFAARVGEGGARLSGGERQRVAIARALLKDAPVVLLDEVTSALDPVNEAAVHEGVERLMAGRTVVTVAHRMRTVRDADRVVFLDGRIVEEGTHDELLRRGGRYAAYWNLSAAPAGD; encoded by the coding sequence ATGATCAGGACACTGCTGCGCGTACTGGGACACGAGCACGCCCGGCCGGTGCGCCGTACCGTCGCCCTGATGACGACGGCCGCGGTGGCCGAGGGCCTGTCCTACGCGCTCCTGGCGCCGATCCTGCGGGCGCTGTTCGGGAGTTCCCCGGAGGACGCGCGGCCCTGGCTGGCCGCGTTCGGGGCCGCGGTCGCGGTCTACGCGGTGCTGCGCTACGTCAGCGACATGTCCGGGTTCCGCGCCGGTACGGCGCTGCTGCGCGGCATGTACCACCGGCTGGGCGATCACCTGGCCCGGCTGCCCATCGGCTGGTACGGCGGGAGCCGCGTCGGTGAGGTGTCCGTCCTGGCCGGCCCCGGCGTCCTGCAGGCGATGAGCGTGATCGTGCACCTGCTCGCACCGTCCATCTCCGCGATCGCGACCCCGCTGACGATCGTCGCCGTGCTGCTCACCCTCGACTGGCGGCTCGGGCTCGCCGCGCTGGCCGCCGTACCCGTCGTCGCCGCGATCCACCTCTGGGCGGGACGCTCCACGACCGCGGGCGACGCGGAGCGTCAGGAACGCGACCACGAGGCCACCGGGCGGGTCATCGAGTACCTCGACGCCCAGCCGGTGCTGCGCGCCGGCGGCCGGACCACCGAACGGTTCGCCCTGCTCGACGACGCGCTGCGGGACGTCGAACGCGCCTCCCGCCGCCGGGTCCTGTCCTCGCTGCCCGGCACGCTGGGCCTGACCCTCACCGTGCAGGTGGCGTTCACCACCCTGCTGGCCCTCGGCGCCCACCTCGCGCTCGGCGGGCACATCGGTACGGCTGAGGTCCTGACGATCCTCGTACTGACCGCCCGCTGCGCCGATCCGCTGCTGTCGCTGACGCACATCGCCGGCAGCCTGCGCGGGGCGCGCCACGTCCTCGCGCGACTCGAAGCGGTGCTGAGCGCCGAACCGCTCCCGGAAGCCCCGGAACCGGTCGAGCCCGCGGGCCACGATCTGGAGTTCGACTCCGTCGTGTTCCGGCACGGCGGGCGCACCGTCATCGACGGGGTGTCGTTCTCCGTGCCGCAGGGCCAGCGGCTCGCCGTCGTCGGGCCGTCGGGCACGGGGAAGAGCACCCTGCTGCACCTGCTCGCGCGGTTCCACGACGTGGACGCGGGCGCGGTGCGCGTCGGCGGCGTCGACGTGCGCGCCATCGGCACGGAGGCGTTGATGGCGCGGATCGCGATCGTCTTCCAGGACGTCCACCTCTTCGACGGCACCATCGAGGACAACGTGCGGCTCGGCCGCCCCGGCGCCGACGAGGCGCAGCTGCGGGCGGCGGTCGCGGCGGCCCGTCTCGACGAGGTGATCGAGCGGCTGCCCGGCGGCTTCGCGGCACGCGTCGGCGAGGGCGGCGCACGGCTCTCGGGCGGCGAACGCCAGCGGGTCGCGATCGCCAGGGCACTGCTGAAGGACGCCCCCGTCGTGCTGCTCGACGAGGTGACCTCGGCCCTCGACCCGGTGAACGAGGCGGCCGTCCACGAGGGCGTCGAACGCCTGATGGCGGGCCGGACGGTCGTGACGGTGGCGCACCGGATGCGGACCGTCCGCGACGCCGACCGCGTCGTCTTCCTCGACGGCCGGATCGTGGAGGAGGGCACCCACGACGAACTGCTGCGCCGCGGCGGCCGTTACGCGGCGTACTGGAACCTCTCGGCGGCACCGGCGGGCGATTGA
- a CDS encoding NAD-dependent epimerase/dehydratase family protein: MAVHVVVGAGPVGSATARLLAGRGERVRLLTRRGGGPELPGIERVAADATDAEALTRHAGDAVALYNCAGPPYHRWTTEWPPLGAALVRCAGTTGAVLVTTGNLYGYGSVDAPMTEDLPLRPNSVKGRVRAALWTEALAAHEAGRIRTAEVRGSDYLGAGTVSPFSVLVLPKVIAGRRGQVPADLDAPHSWTYAGDVARTLVAVAADETAWGRAWHVPTAPPLSVRDLAVRTAALAGAPAPRIGVMPRAALRLAGLFNPTAREMLETQYQFRGPFVLDSSAATAAFGIEPTPTDEALREMIDDARSSAARKA, translated from the coding sequence ATGGCTGTGCACGTCGTCGTCGGAGCCGGTCCGGTCGGTTCGGCGACCGCGCGGCTGCTCGCCGGCAGAGGCGAGCGGGTCCGCCTGCTCACGCGCCGCGGCGGCGGCCCGGAGCTGCCGGGGATCGAACGCGTCGCCGCGGACGCCACCGACGCGGAGGCGCTCACCCGGCACGCCGGGGATGCCGTCGCCCTCTACAACTGCGCGGGACCGCCCTACCACCGCTGGACCACCGAGTGGCCGCCGCTCGGAGCGGCGCTCGTCCGCTGCGCCGGGACGACCGGCGCGGTGCTCGTCACCACCGGCAACCTGTACGGCTACGGCAGCGTCGACGCCCCGATGACCGAGGACCTGCCGCTGCGCCCCAACTCGGTGAAGGGCCGCGTCAGGGCCGCGCTGTGGACCGAAGCGCTCGCCGCGCACGAGGCCGGGCGCATCCGTACGGCCGAGGTCCGCGGCTCCGACTACCTGGGCGCCGGTACCGTCTCGCCGTTCAGTGTCCTGGTGCTGCCGAAGGTGATCGCCGGGCGGCGCGGCCAGGTCCCGGCCGACCTCGACGCGCCGCACAGCTGGACGTACGCGGGCGACGTCGCCCGCACGCTGGTCGCCGTCGCCGCCGACGAGACCGCGTGGGGCAGGGCGTGGCACGTGCCCACCGCGCCACCGCTGTCCGTCCGGGACCTCGCCGTGCGCACCGCCGCCCTGGCCGGCGCGCCCGCCCCGCGCATCGGCGTGATGCCGCGTGCCGCGCTCCGGCTCGCCGGGCTGTTCAACCCGACCGCGCGGGAGATGCTGGAGACGCAGTACCAGTTCCGCGGGCCGTTCGTCCTCGACTCGTCCGCCGCCACCGCGGCGTTCGGGATCGAGCCGACCCCGACGGACGAGGCGCTGCGGGAGATGATCGACGACGCCCGCTCGTCGGCCGCGCGGAAGGCGTGA
- a CDS encoding ATP-binding protein, with protein sequence MLVLPGVPASAGHLRQALAELAGSWDLPGQLISDAQIVGTELFANALEHGGVGGGPVPVEMMLGPGPGLLISVSDHMPDTPPAPQRADGDAEQGRGLALVTALSRDWGWERRPGRRRKHVFALLGG encoded by the coding sequence GTGCTGGTGCTGCCCGGCGTACCCGCCAGTGCCGGGCACCTGCGTCAGGCACTGGCCGAACTCGCCGGGAGTTGGGATCTGCCCGGACAACTGATCTCCGACGCTCAGATCGTCGGCACCGAGCTGTTCGCCAACGCGCTGGAACACGGCGGAGTCGGGGGCGGTCCTGTGCCGGTCGAGATGATGCTGGGGCCGGGACCCGGGTTGCTCATCTCGGTCAGCGACCACATGCCGGACACGCCACCCGCGCCTCAGCGAGCTGACGGCGACGCGGAACAGGGACGCGGCTTGGCGCTCGTCACCGCACTGTCCCGGGACTGGGGCTGGGAGCGCCGCCCGGGGCGGAGGCGGAAGCACGTCTTCGCCCTTCTCGGGGGCTGA